The following are encoded together in the Flavihumibacter fluvii genome:
- a CDS encoding ABC transporter permease gives MNLAGYIARKVAFNASKSFSRFIIRLAVAATTISVMAMIIAMAFTNGFQYVISQKIFNFWGHIRVQHYEPSKALIAEEYPIEKNDTVRDLVRSVPGIASIQPFATRNAILKTTETIEGVLFKGIEKTYDTGRLTSFLKEGRWMKYPDSGYSNDIVLSAYTAKQLNLKVNDPVLIYFIQNDGSPPRARKLTISGIYKTGIEEYDKLIALGDIRLVQRLNNWPENQIGGYEIILSDYKQIDTLNETIFSKLPVLWNSRTIKEIYPNIFDWLGLQDKTIAIVLIIMIIVAVLNLITCLIILVLERTRMVGILKALGAYNGTIQRIFLYHGAFITLVGISLGNILAFTIIFLQKKYSLIRLPEEMYYIDKAEVLVIPWQVIAVNLGTFIICMLVLLIPTLIIRKIQPVKAIQFK, from the coding sequence TTGAATCTAGCCGGATACATTGCCAGGAAAGTAGCCTTTAATGCCAGCAAATCATTTTCACGTTTTATCATCCGCCTGGCTGTTGCTGCTACCACCATCAGCGTAATGGCCATGATCATTGCCATGGCCTTTACCAACGGGTTCCAATATGTAATCAGCCAGAAGATATTCAACTTCTGGGGGCATATCCGCGTACAGCATTATGAACCCAGCAAGGCCCTGATCGCCGAGGAGTATCCCATTGAAAAGAACGACACAGTAAGAGACCTCGTCAGGAGCGTTCCCGGCATTGCATCGATCCAGCCATTTGCCACGAGAAATGCTATTCTTAAAACCACAGAAACTATTGAAGGCGTTTTGTTCAAAGGCATTGAAAAAACCTATGATACAGGAAGACTCACTTCTTTCCTGAAAGAGGGCAGATGGATGAAATACCCCGATAGTGGCTATAGCAATGATATTGTACTCAGTGCCTATACTGCCAAACAATTGAACCTTAAGGTGAATGACCCGGTGCTTATCTATTTTATACAGAATGACGGTTCGCCGCCAAGGGCCCGGAAACTGACTATTTCCGGTATATACAAAACCGGGATTGAGGAATATGATAAACTAATTGCACTTGGCGATATAAGGCTGGTGCAGCGTTTGAACAACTGGCCCGAGAACCAGATCGGCGGTTATGAAATCATTTTAAGTGATTACAAACAGATCGATACACTGAATGAAACCATTTTCAGCAAGCTTCCTGTACTCTGGAACAGCCGGACCATCAAGGAAATTTACCCAAACATTTTCGACTGGCTGGGTTTGCAGGATAAGACCATCGCCATTGTTTTGATCATCATGATTATTGTAGCTGTATTGAACCTGATCACCTGCCTCATCATATTAGTTTTAGAAAGGACAAGGATGGTGGGCATTTTAAAAGCCCTTGGAGCCTATAATGGAACCATCCAGCGCATCTTTTTATACCATGGCGCATTTATCACCCTGGTGGGCATCTCGTTGGGGAATATTCTCGCTTTCACTATTATCTTCCTGCAGAAAAAATACAGCCTTATCAGGTTGCCAGAAGAAATGTACTATATTGATAAAGCCGAGGTATTGGTCATCCCCTGGCAGGTGATTGCAGTAAACCTGGGCACTTTTATTATTTGTATGCTTGTACTACTGATACCTACCCTTATCATCCGTAAAATCCAGCCGGTGAAAGCTATCCAGTTTAAATAA
- a CDS encoding DUF5103 domain-containing protein translates to MQKNKCFQWMLLTGWLLFCSGLLKAQEPDMVYSSNIQTVKLHMLGNPLGYPILRLNSDDQLELHFDDREGGVKAYSYAWQLCNADWTVANLSTMDYVRGFTQQRIITYRSSSLALTHYTHYQQVLPDRNSGPSRSGNYLVKVFLNGDPSKLVFTRRVLVVQQNKAGVNTMVQQPFNNQLYTSHQKISFIVDTKNLNLVNPMQQVSVVILQNNRWDNRKTLQRPTFIRQNQLEYNTEQDAVFAAGREWRWLDLRSFRLQSDRVDSAEYHPTSTDIFVVQDVDRAALRFVFYRDANGQFYSETLDGTNPYWEGDYATVFFSFKPPGGIPFPADLYLFGELTNWGKDPASKMVFSKERKRYETSIWLKQGYYDYGYALKTGEGEKAVFSLDKTDGNNWETENNYTVLVYYRSLGGRSDELVAIGTINSLAGRQGLGN, encoded by the coding sequence ATGCAAAAAAATAAGTGCTTTCAATGGATGCTTTTAACCGGATGGCTGCTATTTTGCAGTGGGCTGCTGAAGGCCCAGGAGCCCGACATGGTTTATTCCAGTAATATCCAGACAGTGAAACTGCATATGCTTGGAAATCCACTGGGGTACCCGATCCTGAGGTTGAACAGTGATGATCAGCTGGAATTACATTTTGATGACCGTGAAGGCGGTGTAAAAGCGTATTCCTATGCCTGGCAGTTGTGTAATGCTGATTGGACGGTTGCCAATCTGAGCACGATGGATTATGTGCGGGGATTTACCCAACAGCGGATCATCACCTACCGCAGTTCATCATTAGCCCTAACTCATTATACGCACTACCAGCAAGTTTTACCCGATCGTAATAGTGGCCCTTCCAGATCAGGCAATTACCTGGTGAAGGTTTTTTTGAATGGAGATCCTTCGAAGCTGGTATTTACCCGACGGGTTTTGGTGGTGCAGCAAAACAAAGCAGGGGTAAATACAATGGTGCAGCAACCTTTCAATAACCAGTTATATACTTCGCACCAGAAAATTTCATTTATTGTAGATACCAAGAACCTGAACCTGGTAAATCCAATGCAGCAGGTAAGTGTCGTCATATTGCAGAATAACAGATGGGATAACCGCAAAACACTTCAGCGGCCAACCTTTATCCGCCAGAACCAATTGGAATATAATACAGAGCAGGATGCTGTATTTGCTGCGGGCCGGGAATGGCGGTGGCTTGACCTTCGCAGTTTTCGTCTCCAAAGTGACCGGGTAGACAGCGCGGAATACCATCCCACATCCACTGATATTTTCGTGGTGCAGGATGTAGATCGCGCTGCTTTGCGTTTTGTATTTTACCGTGACGCAAATGGCCAGTTCTATTCCGAGACACTGGATGGCACGAATCCATATTGGGAGGGTGATTATGCCACGGTTTTCTTCAGCTTTAAACCACCGGGCGGAATACCATTTCCGGCAGATTTATACCTATTTGGTGAGTTGACCAATTGGGGCAAGGATCCCGCTTCTAAAATGGTATTCAGCAAAGAACGGAAACGGTATGAAACAAGTATCTGGCTGAAGCAGGGATATTACGACTATGGTTATGCGCTAAAAACAGGAGAAGGTGAAAAGGCCGTGTTTTCGCTCGATAAAACTGATGGTAATAATTGGGAAACTGAGAATAATTATACGGTCCTGGTTTATTACCGTTCCTTGGGCGGACGATCAGATGAACTTGTGGCTATTGGTACAATTAATTCGCTGGCAGGCAGGCAGGGGCTGGGAAATTGA
- the fsa gene encoding fructose-6-phosphate aldolase, whose translation MKFFIDTANLAQIKEANELGILDGVTTNPSLMAKEGIKGEENINNHYKAICEMVDGDISAEVLSTDFKTMVEEGQKLAAIHPNIIVKVPMIKDGIKAIKWFTDNGIKTNCTLVFSAGQAILAAKAGATYVSPFIGRIDDSGWEGTELIGQISNIYSIQGFKTEILAASIRNPNHIIKCAELGADVCTCPLESILGLLKHPLTDIGLAKFLEDAKKM comes from the coding sequence ATGAAATTTTTTATTGATACCGCCAACCTGGCCCAGATCAAAGAAGCAAATGAGTTGGGAATACTGGATGGTGTAACAACAAATCCTTCCCTGATGGCAAAAGAAGGCATCAAGGGGGAAGAAAATATCAACAATCATTATAAGGCCATTTGCGAAATGGTTGATGGTGATATCAGTGCCGAAGTGCTTTCCACAGATTTTAAAACAATGGTGGAAGAAGGTCAGAAACTGGCTGCCATACATCCGAATATTATTGTTAAAGTGCCTATGATAAAGGATGGTATTAAGGCGATTAAATGGTTTACCGACAACGGTATTAAAACTAATTGTACCCTGGTGTTTTCAGCTGGTCAGGCCATTTTGGCGGCAAAAGCCGGTGCTACGTATGTTTCACCCTTTATTGGCCGTATAGATGATAGTGGTTGGGAGGGTACCGAATTAATTGGGCAAATTTCCAATATCTACAGCATCCAGGGTTTCAAAACAGAGATATTAGCTGCTTCGATCAGGAATCCTAACCATATTATCAAGTGTGCAGAACTGGGTGCCGACGTATGCACCTGTCCACTCGAGTCCATCCTGGGTTTATTAAAACACCCGCTTACCGATATCGGTTTGGCCAAGTTCCTGGAAGATGCGAAAAAAATGTAA
- a CDS encoding L-threonylcarbamoyladenylate synthase yields the protein MNEKVGTDIKRAASHLKAGELVAIPTETVYGLAANALDEVAVTRIFEVKNRPQFNPLILHIANLAQLEKLDLRFPAKALALAEKFSPGPLTYLIPTSSKVPGIVTAGTPAVAIRIPNHPMTLQLLNLLDFPLAAPSANPSGLVSPTKASHVSEQLGDQVNYILDGGECQIGLESTIISFLEPIPRILRYGGITTEAIEAVIGPVNLPEGGFVDNPVAPGMLARHYATNHPLLLGNADSLIAQAHQTDPIPRIVTISLNQTYKEIPTAYQFQLSPSADLSEAARRLFATMRLADEMDIDLIIAQEFPDRGLGRAINDRLKRASTEAGQFLKPLTQ from the coding sequence ATGAACGAAAAAGTTGGAACTGATATAAAGAGGGCGGCCAGCCACCTGAAAGCGGGTGAGTTGGTGGCCATTCCGACTGAAACGGTATATGGACTGGCAGCAAATGCCCTGGATGAAGTCGCTGTGACCAGGATTTTTGAAGTTAAGAACCGGCCGCAATTCAATCCGCTTATCCTTCACATTGCCAACCTGGCACAATTAGAAAAACTTGACCTCCGGTTTCCAGCCAAGGCACTTGCACTAGCTGAAAAATTCAGTCCGGGCCCCCTCACCTACCTTATTCCAACTTCATCAAAAGTCCCCGGAATTGTTACAGCCGGAACGCCGGCAGTCGCTATCAGGATCCCTAACCATCCCATGACCCTTCAATTGCTGAACCTTCTGGACTTTCCACTGGCTGCCCCTAGTGCTAACCCATCCGGACTAGTGAGTCCGACAAAGGCATCACATGTATCTGAGCAATTGGGCGACCAGGTCAATTATATACTTGATGGTGGAGAATGCCAGATAGGCCTTGAATCTACTATAATATCCTTTCTGGAACCTATTCCACGAATACTGCGATATGGGGGCATCACGACCGAAGCTATTGAGGCAGTCATTGGTCCAGTGAACCTGCCGGAAGGCGGATTTGTGGATAACCCGGTTGCCCCCGGAATGCTGGCCAGGCATTATGCCACCAATCACCCGCTATTGTTAGGTAATGCAGATAGCCTGATCGCCCAGGCCCATCAAACAGATCCTATTCCACGTATCGTAACCATATCTCTGAACCAGACTTACAAGGAAATCCCAACTGCCTACCAGTTTCAATTATCCCCATCGGCAGACCTCTCAGAAGCTGCTCGCCGTCTTTTTGCAACTATGCGACTTGCTGATGAGATGGATATTGACCTGATCATTGCACAAGAATTTCCCGATCGCGGACTGGGGAGGGCGATCAATGACCGGCTTAAGCGGGCATCAACTGAGGCCGGACAGTTTCTAAAACCCCTAACCCAATGA
- the hisG gene encoding ATP phosphoribosyltransferase: MQQKLRIAIQKSGRLYEESVKLLKDCGVDVKNGINKLKTEAENFPLEIYFLRDDDIPQYVEDAVADIGIVGENVVYEKNKKVQIVEELGFGKCRLSVAVGRKEEYSGIAYLQGKRIATTYPVLVKKFLDEKGVQAEIHEISGSVEIAPGIGLADAIVDLVSSGSTLFMNGLKEVEPVLKSQAVLIRNEQLDAGKLKILDRLLFRIRAVKKAKNNKYVLLNAPNDKLQDIIALLPGMKSPTVLPLAEEGWSSVHSVLSENQFWDIIEQLKEAGAQGILVIPIEKMII, from the coding sequence ATGCAACAAAAACTAAGGATCGCCATACAAAAGAGCGGTCGATTGTATGAAGAATCCGTCAAACTACTGAAAGATTGCGGGGTTGATGTTAAAAATGGCATCAATAAACTCAAAACCGAAGCAGAGAATTTTCCCCTGGAGATCTATTTTCTCCGTGATGATGATATCCCTCAGTATGTGGAAGACGCCGTTGCCGATATCGGTATAGTTGGTGAAAATGTTGTATATGAAAAGAATAAAAAAGTGCAGATTGTTGAAGAATTGGGTTTTGGGAAATGTCGGTTAAGCGTTGCCGTTGGGCGGAAGGAAGAGTACTCAGGAATTGCCTATCTGCAGGGAAAACGGATCGCAACCACTTATCCGGTATTAGTCAAAAAATTCCTGGATGAAAAAGGTGTCCAGGCTGAAATACATGAGATCAGCGGATCTGTTGAAATAGCACCCGGTATTGGTTTGGCAGATGCCATTGTGGACCTTGTGAGCAGTGGGTCTACCTTGTTCATGAATGGTTTAAAGGAAGTTGAACCCGTATTGAAAAGCCAGGCAGTCTTAATCCGTAATGAACAGCTGGATGCCGGCAAATTGAAAATACTGGATAGGCTATTATTCCGTATTCGGGCAGTTAAAAAAGCCAAAAACAATAAATATGTGTTATTAAATGCTCCGAATGATAAACTTCAGGATATTATTGCACTGCTGCCTGGAATGAAAAGCCCAACCGTATTGCCTCTCGCCGAAGAAGGCTGGAGTAGTGTTCACAGTGTATTGAGTGAAAACCAGTTCTGGGATATCATTGAGCAATTGAAGGAAGCGGGGGCGCAGGGAATTCTTGTGATACCTATTGAAAAAATGATTATTTAA
- the hisD gene encoding histidinol dehydrogenase: MQVFKYPEPENWTDILRRPVMDNLRLLDTVQEILKTVREKGDTALLDFTRRFDGVELDSLEVNQWEIDTAGVVLPVNLKAAIQVAANNIRKFHLAQVQRPEVIETMPGIRCWRKSVGIEKVGLYIPGGTAPLFSTILMLGIPASIAGCNEIVLCSPPDKTGKLHPAILYTASLVGITKIYKIGGVQAIAAMAFGTTTVPRVFKIFGPGNQYVTAAKQLVQQQGIAIDMPAGPSEVAIFADSSANADFVAADLLSQAEHGVDSQVLLVTTDESLIGKVKAAIMQQIEHLGRKNFAAKALDNSKAVLVPDENIGIQLLNQYAPEHLILATDRATALAEKVINAGSVFIGHFSPESVGDYASGTNHTLPTNGYATAYSGVSLDSFVKKITFQQLEEHGLQQIAATVITMAEAEGLDAHARAVSLRTESARFTGEIKPD, from the coding sequence ATGCAAGTATTTAAATACCCTGAACCGGAAAACTGGACAGATATCCTCCGGCGTCCGGTAATGGATAATCTTCGTTTATTGGATACCGTTCAGGAAATTCTGAAAACTGTTCGCGAAAAGGGCGATACTGCGTTATTAGATTTTACCAGACGGTTTGATGGGGTGGAATTGGACTCATTGGAAGTGAACCAGTGGGAAATTGATACAGCAGGAGTAGTATTACCTGTAAATTTAAAAGCTGCAATCCAGGTCGCAGCTAACAATATCCGGAAATTTCACCTGGCGCAGGTACAGCGCCCGGAAGTAATTGAAACAATGCCTGGCATAAGGTGCTGGCGGAAATCTGTTGGTATTGAAAAGGTTGGACTTTATATTCCCGGCGGCACTGCACCATTGTTCTCAACCATACTGATGCTCGGAATACCAGCCTCAATCGCGGGTTGTAATGAGATTGTTTTATGCTCCCCACCAGATAAAACAGGAAAACTTCACCCGGCTATTTTATATACAGCATCACTTGTTGGCATTACAAAAATCTATAAAATTGGTGGTGTTCAGGCCATTGCTGCGATGGCATTTGGTACAACCACCGTACCGAGGGTATTTAAAATATTCGGTCCGGGTAATCAGTATGTTACAGCTGCCAAACAACTGGTACAACAACAAGGTATAGCCATTGACATGCCTGCTGGTCCCAGCGAAGTAGCGATTTTTGCCGATTCCAGTGCAAATGCAGATTTTGTTGCTGCCGACCTGTTGAGCCAGGCTGAACATGGAGTGGATAGCCAGGTCTTATTGGTGACCACTGATGAAAGTCTGATCGGGAAGGTCAAGGCAGCAATTATGCAACAAATTGAACACCTGGGCAGGAAAAATTTTGCGGCAAAAGCCCTTGATAACAGTAAGGCAGTACTTGTACCCGATGAAAATATTGGCATTCAGCTTTTGAATCAATATGCACCTGAGCACCTGATCCTGGCAACAGACCGGGCAACAGCCCTTGCAGAAAAAGTTATTAATGCAGGATCTGTATTCATTGGGCATTTTTCCCCGGAAAGTGTTGGGGACTATGCCAGTGGCACTAACCATACTTTGCCTACCAACGGATATGCAACAGCGTACAGCGGGGTAAGTCTTGATAGTTTTGTTAAGAAGATTACTTTCCAGCAATTGGAAGAACATGGATTACAGCAGATTGCTGCCACCGTAATTACCATGGCTGAAGCTGAAGGGCTGGATGCCCATGCAAGGGCAGTTAGCCTGAGAACGGAAAGTGCCAGATTTACCGGTGAAATAAAACCTGATTAA
- the hisC gene encoding histidinol-phosphate transaminase, translated as MFNLDVLIRPNIKSLVPYSSARDEFKGDAKVFLDANENSLGSPLTKWYNRYPDPLQWAIKEKLSIVKGVAPKNIFLGNGSDECIDILIRAFCEPGMDNIVIVPPTYGMYEVSANINNVAIRKVPLTTDFQLDLPALEEAVDERTKIIFLCSPNNPTANSLNREDVEILLNNYFGIVVMDEAYINFSRQKSFVLELEDYPNMVVLQTLSKAWGLAALRVGMAFASEAIIGVMNKIKPPYNINQASQDLVLKALDEVDQVNEMIRLLVQERTRLENTLPGLNCVLKVYPSDANFLLVKVIDAKKIYKDLLEKGIVVRDRSNVILCDDCLRITVGTEKENDALIQALKYHNNP; from the coding sequence ATGTTCAACCTGGATGTCCTGATCCGCCCCAATATAAAATCACTGGTGCCTTATTCTTCAGCACGTGATGAATTTAAGGGAGATGCCAAAGTATTCCTTGATGCCAATGAGAACTCATTGGGATCACCACTGACAAAATGGTATAACCGCTATCCTGATCCTTTGCAATGGGCTATAAAGGAAAAGCTCTCCATCGTAAAGGGGGTTGCCCCAAAAAATATTTTCCTGGGTAATGGAAGCGATGAATGTATTGATATCCTGATCAGGGCGTTTTGTGAGCCCGGGATGGATAATATTGTTATTGTGCCGCCAACTTACGGAATGTATGAAGTAAGCGCCAATATTAATAATGTTGCCATCAGGAAAGTACCGCTGACGACTGATTTCCAGCTGGACCTGCCTGCGCTGGAAGAAGCTGTTGATGAACGTACCAAAATAATATTTTTATGTTCGCCCAATAATCCCACCGCAAACTCACTGAACCGGGAAGATGTCGAGATCCTGCTGAACAATTATTTTGGTATTGTTGTGATGGATGAGGCCTATATCAATTTCTCCCGGCAGAAATCCTTTGTGCTTGAACTGGAAGATTATCCTAACATGGTGGTTTTGCAAACCCTTTCCAAAGCATGGGGACTGGCGGCATTAAGGGTGGGTATGGCTTTTGCTTCTGAAGCAATAATTGGTGTCATGAATAAAATCAAACCGCCTTATAATATTAACCAGGCTTCACAAGACCTGGTATTAAAGGCCCTTGATGAGGTTGACCAGGTAAATGAAATGATCAGGTTACTGGTGCAGGAAAGAACAAGACTTGAAAATACTTTACCAGGGCTAAATTGCGTATTGAAAGTCTATCCATCTGATGCTAATTTCCTGCTGGTTAAAGTAATCGATGCAAAAAAGATCTACAAGGATCTTTTAGAAAAAGGGATTGTGGTCCGTGACAGAAGTAATGTAATACTTTGTGACGATTGCCTCAGGATTACTGTTGGTACTGAAAAAGAGAATGATGCACTGATACAGGCTTTAAAATATCATAACAACCCTTAA
- a CDS encoding PQQ-dependent sugar dehydrogenase has product MVKYIFIFVLIVSVCTCTLWARDTTALKILAGSPEGTGLVLPTGFTADIVADDLGNARHIATAPNGVFFVKLEKLKNGKGIFRFEDKDKDGKYETVSGFGSYAGTGIAIKNQWLYASSDDQVFRYRLNEKFEVLDPDNPNLVITGLVNKHQHSSKSIALDNAGNIYVNIGAPSNACQLADRTKGSPGQDPCPILETAGGIWRFKADKGNQSYKEGTRYATGLRNVVGLDWNTENEALFVMQHGRDQLAQLHGEKYTAGQGAELPAEEMFMVKEGANCGWPYCYYDPVQKKKVLGPEYGGDGQKEDRCSGMQMPVIAFPAHMAPNALLFYTGDLFPSRYKNGAFIAFHGSWNRAPLKQEGYFVAFVPFSKGQPSGDWEIFANGFAGVSEVKSPRDAKHRPCGLAQGADGALYVTDDAKGTVFRINFHK; this is encoded by the coding sequence ATGGTAAAATACATATTCATTTTTGTCTTAATTGTTTCTGTGTGCACCTGTACTTTATGGGCCAGGGATACGACCGCACTTAAAATTCTGGCAGGTTCACCAGAAGGTACCGGATTGGTTCTGCCAACTGGGTTTACGGCTGACATTGTTGCTGATGACCTGGGCAATGCCCGGCATATTGCTACAGCACCGAATGGTGTATTTTTTGTTAAGCTCGAAAAGCTGAAAAATGGAAAGGGCATTTTCCGCTTTGAAGACAAAGACAAGGATGGGAAATATGAAACAGTATCGGGTTTTGGTAGTTATGCAGGGACCGGAATTGCCATTAAAAATCAATGGTTGTATGCATCTTCCGATGACCAGGTTTTTCGCTATAGGTTAAATGAGAAATTTGAAGTGTTGGATCCTGATAACCCAAATTTGGTAATTACCGGATTAGTCAACAAGCACCAGCATTCGTCAAAAAGTATTGCATTGGATAATGCAGGGAATATTTATGTAAATATTGGTGCACCTTCAAATGCATGCCAGCTTGCTGACCGTACCAAGGGATCGCCAGGACAGGATCCTTGCCCGATCCTTGAAACTGCTGGTGGTATCTGGCGCTTTAAAGCTGATAAGGGCAATCAATCCTATAAAGAAGGTACCCGGTACGCAACAGGTCTTAGAAATGTAGTTGGACTCGACTGGAACACTGAAAATGAAGCATTATTCGTGATGCAGCATGGTCGTGATCAATTGGCGCAATTGCATGGTGAAAAATATACAGCCGGTCAGGGTGCGGAACTGCCGGCAGAAGAAATGTTTATGGTTAAAGAAGGCGCTAATTGCGGTTGGCCCTATTGTTATTATGATCCGGTTCAAAAGAAAAAAGTACTTGGTCCGGAATATGGTGGTGATGGCCAAAAGGAAGACCGTTGTTCGGGTATGCAAATGCCCGTGATTGCCTTTCCTGCACATATGGCACCAAATGCATTACTTTTTTATACGGGTGATTTATTTCCTTCCAGGTATAAGAATGGGGCTTTCATCGCTTTCCATGGTTCCTGGAACCGTGCCCCGTTGAAACAGGAGGGCTATTTTGTGGCTTTTGTACCTTTTTCAAAAGGGCAGCCAAGTGGTGATTGGGAAATTTTTGCCAACGGATTTGCAGGCGTTTCGGAAGTGAAATCACCCAGGGATGCGAAACATCGGCCTTGCGGACTTGCACAAGGTGCAGATGGTGCCCTGTATGTTACTGATGATGCGAAAGGAACAGTTTTCAGGATAAACTTTCATAAATAG
- a CDS encoding c-type cytochrome: MKSIKLLVGLVLMVEILFSFTYPQPLPKGSMARGKKVYETYCLACHQADGSGVQRMNPPLIRSEYVSGDTKRLINIVLQGLNEEIEIDGDTYSTPMPAQGHLNDREIADVLTYIRNSFGNKGKSIDPVQVNTERKKLK, encoded by the coding sequence ATGAAAAGTATCAAATTGCTTGTTGGATTGGTCTTAATGGTAGAAATTTTATTTAGTTTCACATATCCCCAACCACTTCCCAAAGGATCAATGGCCAGGGGAAAAAAAGTCTACGAAACGTATTGCCTCGCCTGCCACCAGGCAGATGGAAGTGGGGTTCAGCGGATGAATCCACCGCTGATCAGGAGTGAGTACGTTTCCGGTGATACCAAACGACTTATCAATATTGTTTTACAAGGCTTAAATGAAGAAATTGAAATTGATGGGGATACCTATTCCACGCCAATGCCTGCACAGGGGCATTTAAATGACAGGGAAATTGCAGATGTTTTGACGTATATCAGGAATAGTTTTGGTAATAAAGGTAAAAGCATTGATCCGGTCCAGGTAAATACTGAAAGAAAAAAGTTGAAATAA
- the hisB gene encoding bifunctional histidinol-phosphatase/imidazoleglycerol-phosphate dehydratase HisB: MAKRILFIDRDGTLIYEAPPTYQLDSFDKLTFYPKMFEYMGRIARELDYELVLVTNQDGLGTASFPENTFWPLQNMVMKSLEGEGIFFSAVHIDKSYPSENLHTRKPGIGMLTGYLNNPDYDIENSLVIGDRITDVQLAKNLGCKAIWMNLDPELGGDEIKDQAAALRKDTVALESTDWAEIYSFLKLGLRKVVHERNTNETKIKVAVNMDGSGISAISTGLGFFDHMLDQIARHGKIDLSIETKGDLHIDEHHTIEDTALALGEAFAKALADKRGMERYGFALPMDEADAKVLIDFGGRNWLVWNTSFQREKIGEVPTEMFFHFFKSFSDAAKCNLNIECKGENEHHKIEAIFKAFAKAIRMAVKRDPISNYLPSTKGVL; encoded by the coding sequence ATGGCTAAGCGAATTTTATTTATCGATAGAGATGGCACCCTTATTTATGAAGCTCCGCCAACCTATCAGCTCGATTCTTTTGATAAGCTCACTTTTTACCCGAAGATGTTTGAATATATGGGCAGGATCGCCAGGGAGCTGGATTATGAATTGGTTTTAGTAACCAACCAGGATGGACTAGGTACAGCATCTTTCCCTGAAAATACATTTTGGCCGCTGCAGAATATGGTGATGAAAAGCCTGGAAGGCGAAGGGATATTTTTCAGTGCAGTACATATCGACAAGAGTTATCCGTCGGAAAACCTTCATACCCGGAAACCTGGAATTGGAATGCTTACAGGGTATCTGAATAACCCTGATTATGACATTGAAAACTCTTTGGTAATTGGTGACCGTATAACGGATGTTCAGCTCGCTAAAAACCTTGGTTGTAAAGCGATCTGGATGAACCTCGATCCAGAACTGGGTGGTGATGAAATTAAAGACCAGGCAGCAGCATTACGCAAGGATACAGTCGCGTTGGAAAGCACTGATTGGGCTGAGATATATTCCTTCCTTAAGCTCGGGTTACGTAAAGTTGTACATGAACGTAATACCAATGAAACTAAAATAAAAGTGGCCGTTAATATGGATGGCAGCGGAATATCAGCCATCTCAACAGGATTAGGTTTTTTTGACCACATGCTTGACCAGATCGCCCGTCATGGGAAAATCGACCTTAGCATTGAAACAAAGGGTGACCTGCATATTGATGAACACCATACCATCGAAGATACAGCGCTGGCGTTAGGCGAAGCCTTTGCCAAAGCCCTTGCGGATAAACGTGGAATGGAACGATATGGATTTGCATTGCCCATGGATGAAGCAGATGCTAAAGTGTTAATTGATTTCGGTGGCCGGAACTGGCTGGTTTGGAATACCTCCTTCCAGCGTGAAAAGATAGGTGAAGTGCCCACTGAAATGTTCTTCCATTTTTTTAAATCATTCAGTGATGCTGCGAAATGCAACCTGAATATTGAATGCAAAGGTGAAAATGAACACCATAAAATAGAAGCAATTTTCAAGGCATTCGCAAAAGCAATACGTATGGCAGTAAAAAGGGATCCAATCAGTAATTACTTGCCTTCAACAAAAGGGGTATTATAG